The window TCACAGGTATAATAAACATAAATACTGCAAAGCCGAAAGGTATATTCCTCAGGACGGATTTATGGATTGAGCATTGAGCAGATGTATCCTGAATTACAACCTTTGTGCCTACCAATAGTTTACCAATGGATCTGCCCTCCATAAGCCCATCCGCAATGAGTATATAGACGAGCCCTGTAATTGAACCAATAGGAGATAGTACACTCGCCAGTATGAGTGCAAAAGCCATATCTATAAACTTTGCGGATACCCTTTCAAGAAAGGTCGCTCTATTCATCTTTTGTCAGTTCACCTTTTTTAATAAACATAAGGAATGCCATCACAGGTCTTCTCTGGGCTTCTTTCATTGCATAGGTTATCCTGTCAAATTCCCATCCCTTATTACACCATTCGTTAAGGGCTTTCTCAATTTCAGAATCCGTCACAATACTTAACTCAACTACCTTATACTCCAACCCGCCGCTATTATCCATATTTGTTATACTTAAAGAACTTCTATACTTATATTTTTTTTATTCTCAGTCATATTCTTTTCATATCCTGGCGGGACATAGATACAGTACGGCTCTTCATCAAGATAATCACCCGTTTGATAATAAGCTCTTGCCCTGCACCCGGCGCATACAGCTTTATACTCACACGCACCACATTTGTCTTTCAAAAGCGAAGGCTCCCTAAATTCTTTGAAGATCCGGGAATTTTCCCATACGTCTTCAAATGTTTGTTTCTTTAAATCGCCTGCTGCAACCGGCAGATAACCGCATGGCTGTACAATACCAAGCCTTGAGATGAAGGCAACAGCACTGCCAGCAAGACAACCCTTTGTCATAGCAGCCATGCCATGAGTCTGGAAACTCAATTTTACGCCATCGCGCTTTGCCCTTTGTCTTATAATCCTGTAGTAATGAGGCGCACAGGTGGCTTTTAACTCGATCTCTTTATGAGCTGTAAATTGATCATACATCCAGTTCAATATATCCTCATACTGAGTCGCAGGCAGCATCTCGCTATCCGCTATCATTACTCCGCATCCAACAGGAACAAGCATGAAATAATGCAGCGCATTTACCTTTAAGTTCAGTGCGAGGTTAAATATGTCGGCAACCTGATGCACATTATGCTTTGCTATTGTTGTGTTGATCTGCACTTCCACGCCGGCTTTTTGGACATACCTGATTCCATTCATAGCTGCTTCAAATGATCCGGGTAAAGCCCTGAAGCTGTCGTGAACGTCAGCATTGGCGCCGTCAATGCTGATCGCAACACGGATTACGCCGGCATTTTTTATTTGTTTTGCTTTTTTCTCATCTATAAGGGTTCCATTCGTGGCAAGTGCAATCCTCAATCCCTTTGAAACGCCATAAGACGCAATATCAAATATGTCTTCTCTGTATAACGGTTCTCCGCCGGTAAGAACGAGTATGGGCTTGTAAGAGTCTGCAATATTATCAATGATATTGAAAATCTCTTTTGTTGAGAGCTCACCCTTCATCTTCTCCGGCATTGCAACTGCCCTACAGTGTATGCATCTTAAATTGCACTGTGCTGTTAGTTCCCAGAATATCAACCTTGGTAAATATGTGTTTTCCATATTTATGCTTATTCCCTCATGCGCGTTTAAGTTCTCTGGCAGCACTCTTTGCAAAGTATGTAAGTATCATGTCGGCACCCGCCCTTTTTATTGAATACAGTATCTCCATCATTACCGATTCTTCATCAATCCATCCAAGCTTTGCTGCAGCCTTTACCATTGAATATTCTCCGCTTACATTGTATGCTGCAACTGGTAAAAGTGCTGCCCGTTTTACCCTGGAGATCACATCGAGATAACTTAATGCAGGCTTAACCATTACGATATCAGCGCCTTCTTCAACATCCGTTAAAACCTCATTTATAGCCTCTCGCGTATTTCTATAATCCATCTGGTATGATCTCCTATCCCCGAACTTCGGAATTGACTCCGCCGCATCTCTGAAAGGACCATAGAAACTGCTTGCATACTTTGCAGCATAACTCATTATCGCTATGGAAGAAAAATCATTCTCATCAAGTGAATGTCTTATTTTCTGAACCATGCCGTCCATCATCCCCGATGGGGCTATAATATCTGCTCCTGCCTTTGCCTGTGCTATTGCAACCTTCCCAAGATACTCAAGTGTCCTGTCATTATGAACATCTTTATCGGAAATTATCCCGCAATGTCCATGTGATGTATACTCACATAAACACAGATCTGCAATAATAGTGATATCCTTTACCTTTTGTTTTATAACTTTTATTGCCTCTTGAACAATGCCTTCTTCATTATATGCATCAGAACCTGTTTCATCTTTTTGAGGCGGTATGCCGAAAAGCATTACAGCGGGTATACCAAGCACTTTTGCTTCCTGAATATCTTCAATCAAATAGTTGATTGATTCTTGATAGCAGCCAGGCATTGAGCGAATCTCCTTTTTTGTATTTTTTTCATAAGTCACAAAAACAGGATATATGAAATCATTAACACTCAAGTACGTTTCACTTACAAGGTCCCTTATTTGGCTTGTCCGTCTTATTCTTCTACCTCTGTGTATAGGGTATATCGGCATATAAATAACTCCTGTTTACGAATTTAATAATACTTATATCAAATTTCCAACTTTTACAAATATTAAGTCGTCTAAGCATAAAACGAATTTCGTTTTGTTAAAATACTATTTCAAGAAAGCATACAACAGTCATGGCTATTACAATAAATCCCTTTAATAGGGTACCCTTTAATCTGCCAAAGGCTGCCGCTATGCTGCCTCTGGTTGCATTATCAAGGCCTTTTGCCTCCGCAAGAGTTACAATAAAAGCACCCGCAAATGCGCCTATGACTGCACCAAACAATGCTCCAATCCCGAGTAAGAACGGTGCAAGCACTATCGAACCAGCTATAGAACCTCCTACGGATGCAATCAGGCCCTTTCGGGAGACCCCTGCCCTCTTTGCATCTTTAATGCCCCATAATGTCTCTCCCAGCTCCCCGATCAACGTAAGGACTCCAAAGATTATTACCGTTATCCATCCTATGTAATGTGCCTTTGTTATGATGACAAAGCCCAAAATGGCTATAAATGATATGAGCGTCCCAGGCATACCGAACACAACAGATATAGATGCTGCCGCCAGAATCAAAAATAAAAGTATTACTAATAGTGTCTGAAAAAAGCTCATTCTTAATCGGTCCGTAATTTTTTTTCTATATTCCCTGTCAGCCTTATCAACTGGGTAATGGTTTTTTTTATAACCTTTCTCTCTACAACCATATCGATCATCCCATGTTCAAGTAAGAATTCTGCTCTTTGAAAACCTTCCGGTAATTTTTGGCTTAACGTATCCGATATAACCCTTGGTCCTGCAAAGCCTATCAGTGCCCTTGGCTCTGCAATCATTATATCTGCAATACTTGCAAAACTTGCTGCAACTCCCCCAGTTGTCGGGTCTGTGAGCAGTGAAATGTAAAGTGCCTTTGTTTTATTTAACCGATTTAAAGCTGCGTTTGTTTTAGCCATTTGCATAAGTGAATAAATGCTTTCCTGCATTCTTGCGCCGCCGGAAGATGTTATAACAACTAGATTAGACTGCTCTTCTGTAGTTTTCTCTATAAGTCTTGTAATCTTTTCACCCACAACAGAACCCATGCTGCCACCCATAAAATCAAAATCAAAGATACCGATATTTATAAACAATCCGTTTATTGTTCCATAACCTGTTATTACGGCGTCCTTTAATTCTGTCTGTTTGATTGTCTCTTTTAATCGATCTCTGTATTTAGTTTTGTCCCTAAAATCCAATGGATCTGTAGATTCCATTGTAGCCCATAATTCATGAAAAGTGCTGTCATCTATAAGTATGTTTATCCATTCTTTTGCAGATAATCTAAAGTGATAATTACACTTTGGGCAAACCTTGAGGTTCTTTTCTACTTCTTTTCTATAAACTATTTCACCGCAGTTATTGCATTTTAACCACATGCCATCAAGACTGTTTTTTGTTTTATCTCCAGAACCCAATAGTGCCATTTTAAATCTTTATTATTTGATTAAGTTTTAAAACCTCTATGGATGGATCGATTTTACCAAGTTCTCCGCTAACCTGATCATAGAATTGCGGTTTTATATGGTACACGTAAACAGCAACCCTTTTCCCTATCTTTTTTATCTCCTCTGTAATCATTCGTGGAGTAAGATGTTTTGTCAATAACGCGAGATCTCTCTTATCCTCAGGAAATGAAGATTCGATGAATACGGCCTTAAGATTATCTTTGTTTGATGCCATATTCCATATTTCATCCGTTGAACCCGTATCCGAACTAAACACAACGCTGCTCTCCCCATCGTCCATAATAAAACCGGATGCTGGAACGGTATGATTTACAGGGCAGGCTGTAAAAGATATTCCTCCCAACTTTATAGTCTCCCGTGCACCTATTTCTCTCATCTTTACAATCGGTGCATCTTTTGTAGGTATCTCGGTAAAATCAGGCCATATATGCCAGTTGAAAAGATGTTGTTTTATGGCTTTAAGAACAACAGGCATTCCATATATGGTAAAACCTTTGCCGTTAGATCCAACAACATTATCTGCAAGAAATAAAATATCCCTGCTATGATCCGCGTGTGAATGTGTGATAAAGATATGTTCTACATTGAGCTGTTCTTCCATTGTTAGTACGCCTGTTATTGCACCGGCATCAAGTATGATCCGTTCATTTATAAGAAACGATGTTGTTCTGTAATTGGGCAGTTCTCCGCCGTGGCAGCCGAGCACTCTTATATTCATACAACCTCACATGTTTTCAAATTGTTCCTTCATTATAAGATAATCGAGATACTTTTTAAGATTATCCGTATTCCTGACCACAATACCCTGATCTGTTGTTTCTACAAATCTACCCTTTATAAGTTTATCTATCATTGTTTTTACCTTATCATGCTCAAGCCCTGTTATTATAGAGAGCCTGCCGATATCTGCACGTATTAGTGTTCCATTCTCTGCCCCTGTACCGCTTTCACCAAGCTTTAAAAGTGTTACTACAACCCGCTGTCCTGCATCCTTTATCATAAGATTCGTTATCTGGGTATCTGCGTCCTCAAGCCTTTTTGCAAGTATCCTGATTATCCTTATTGCGATTTCACCATTATTGCGGATCATAGTATCAAAAGTGTTGTTATTTATAACGAGTATCTTTGAGCTTTCTTCAACCATTGCACTTGCTGATCTCGGTTTTTTGTTGAGTAAAGACATCTCTCCAAAGAAATCGGATGCACCAAGCATTGCAAGTACCTTCTCTGCACCGCTAACTTCTTTATAAATCTTTACCTTACCGGTATTGACAATATACATATCATCACCGGTATCACCCTCTTTAAACAGGATTGTCCCTTTTGGAAATTCTTTGCCAAACCTGTTAAATAATTCATCTTCCATGGTACCTCCGTAAACTTTTATTAATTAATACGAACGAACTAAATATCATTACATTGTCTCCGCGAGTAAAGCAATCTGCCGGCCATGAGGGATTGATTCGTCATGGTACAAAGTGCCATTCCTCACAATGACGCTTTACTAAACACGTCCGTATTAGCATACAAACAGGCATACAAGTCATCCATCCCAGCCGTTTAACAGCTTCTGCATAATCTCAAAGCCATTCTCTATGTACACACCACCCTTTTCTGCATCAAATTCATCGTAAGCATATTCATTTTTTACCTCGTTTGTAGAATCATAAAAAAGAAATGGTACAGGTTCTTCTGTATGGGTTTTTTTTATGATAGGGGTCCTATGGTCGGGCATGATCAGCATTCTGAATGTCCCAAATCGTTTTATCCCTTTTAGTACACCTCCTACGACCTTTTCATCAAAATCCTCTATTGCCTTTATCTTTAAGGGCAGATTACCTTCGTGTCCTGCCTCATCGGGTGCTTCGACATGAATATAGATCAGGTCATGTGAGTTTAATGCCTCAATCCCGTAATCAGCCTTGCCTTTATAATTGGTATCAACATAACCCGTTATCCCGGGCACATCTATTATATCAAGTCCTGCAAGTTTTCCTATGCCTTTTACAAGATCAACAGCAGAGATACATGCGCCCTTAATACCATACAACTCTTCAAAAGAAGGGATTGCCATTGCTTTTCCTAGCCCCCATAGCCAGATACTATTTGCGGGTTTTTTGTTCTGTTTTATGCGGCTTTTGTTAACCTGGTGTGATGACAGTATGTCCCATGAATCTTTCATCAGCGAGATCAATTCATCAGAACGTTCACCCTCAGGCAGATTTAAGTTTATGTCCTGATCGGTTATGTCATGCGGAGGCATGGTTTTTATTTTATCATTACCGTATGACCATACGATTATATGCCTGTAGCTAACACCGGGATAAAATTTTATACCGTCTCTTTTTAATGAACCGGCAAGGGAATTTATAAGCTCCGTGGCCTCTTCTGTTGTTATATGGCCTGCACTGTAATCATCCATGGTTGTTTTAGCCCCGTGCATGCCCAGAGTAACAAGGTTACACCTGCATGCAACGTCATTACCCTTAAGTTCTATGCCCTGTCCTGCTGCCTCTATAGGAGCCCTGCCTGTATAATATTTTTCCGGGTCATAACCAAAAATGGACATATTACCTACATCACTGCCAGGATGCATGCCGTGAGGGATAGTCCTTGTCATTCCGACAATGCTTTTTTTCGCAAGCTCATTTATATTCTTTTTTCTGGCGACCGAGAGTGGTGTGCCTCTGTCAAGTTTTTCAATGGGATAATCAGCCATACCATCGCCTTGCAATATAACATATTTCATAGCCAATCCTTTCAAATACTGTAAAGCATAACCACTAAGCTATATAATTTATAATCAAAAGTAAAGCCTGTTTTAATTCTTACGCAAAAATGCGCGACAGGCATGTGATGTATATCACAAGGATATTAAAATAGTATGTATATATAACCACATCGGAACTTTTTTTAAGACAGCCTGTTTATCAAGTAAAAAGGGAGGTAAGGTAAAATGGTTAAAAAGACTTTAGTGGTTTTAGGTATAATGGTGTTGGTTGGATTTCAATTAACAGGGTGCGGCAAACAAACGGTTGGCGAATCATCAGCTCAAATAGCTCAAACGACAGAGGAATCCATCAGCGGGGCTTCAAATGATTCAATTGCATTATCCAATGTAAGTAATTCCCAGCTTGGTATAGCCGATTACGGCTTAAGTGTTGTGGCATCTGCTTGTCCAAATGTAACAAAACCGGTAGTTACCAATACAATGAATTCAACAACATGGACTTTAGACATCAACTTTGGCAATGGCTGTATACCAAATTATTTCACCAACATTATGACAAGCGGCAACATAACAATGACTGTTACAAGATTTACGGATGGAACTAATGTAACAGCTACAACAATCGATACGAATGGCGACATTGAAAGAACAAGATGGGACGGCGCATCTCTCTATATAAGCGGTACCACAGATATTGTAAGAACTGGTACTGTATCTCAGACAAGCACCACAAGAACAAGGGCAATAACGGTTAACGAGACGCGGGTTGCAATAAGTCCAAGAGGCAAGGTTGTGATGAATCACAACCTTAGCTTAAACTTTAATGCAGCCGATACACTTTCTTCTTCAACTCCATCAACTATTATCCAGAGGGTATTGAACGGAACAGGCAGCGTTGATCATTTACTCGCAAAGGTGCTTGCCGGTATAACGGTCACGAACCTCACCTATGAACAAGGCTATTGTCATCCTGTAGACGGCACGGTGATACTCGTCCTGACAAAAGATACGGATGGAAGCCCGATCGGAACATACACTCTCGTATTCTCACATAGTTCAGCAACGCTTAATGGCAATCCAATTACATTAAACCCTTGTGATTGAAAAATTGTAAGAAACCGGGTTTGTGTTCTACAGGGGTGTGTGGCAATACGCCCCTGTTTTTTGTGATGTTTGTCATAGACATAAATCCGTTCTTTGTTACCGTATAACGGATTATTATATGCGATATAAATTTCTTTTTCTATGCATTAGTATTAACATCATGTCCGTAAAAGCGTACGCCTGGTCTGTTTCTACAACAGGGAGCATAAGTTTGAGGTATCAGAAGGGTAAAAACCTTGGCTTGCTTAATCCCGGCGTTCAATACTCTGATGAAGCTTTTTCATCAGCATATCTTATGCCAGAGGTTGATTTGAGTCAGGGCGGCTGGTTTGATGGTGCTTTAGAACTCTACACAAGTGAGCTTTCGAGGAGGACATTTTCTTATAACAGCCTGAACCTTTACGGTGTAGAGAATGTAAACGATTATTTTAATGATACACACTTTATCAGAAAGGCTTATGTATCTTTTAACCCGTCGGATAGTATAACGTTGTCCGCAGGTGAAATGCATATCATTGGCGGTTCAAGCCTGATCTTTGATAATTATCAGCCTTCCATTACATTTGATTATGATATGACGGATACACTCAATATTCCTCTTTCTTATGAATTAAACATAGTAAAGGTTGAGCCTTACATGCTTTATGACCCATCAAGAACCAGCATGTTTTACGATAATGAATTAACGTATAGTTTTTCCTTGTTCGAGTATATTACGTTGTTTTATGCTAATTTTGACGACACCGATAATACACTCGCACCTTTACTTAACGGCATGATATACTCGGCCGATTTTAATAGAGAAACCTTGGATCGCCTGTCTGCCGTCTACGGAAAGGTAAAAGCAGCAGAGATAGAAACCTGCATTCAGGAAGAGTATTCAAATGGAGGTCCGGTAACCTCATCACGTACAAACATAAACTGGGCAGGGTTAACAGGTGACAAGTATTTTGGCGAATTAGAATTTAATGTTACAGGTGTGCTTGATTTTGGTAACGGAAGTATTTCAGGCGTTAATTGTTTCAGTCCTAACGTAAAGCCGGTCTTTAACCGTGATTTTCTGACTTACGGTTATCTTGGTGATGCTAAGATAAAATATCATATAGACGATATTGGTAAAATCGGTTTATTCTTTAATATCTCCTCTGGCGATAAAACACCCATGCAGGCTATTATATCACAGGGTACTTTAAACAGCTTTATGTCCGTGTTTCCTTACAATACAGAAACAGATCTGTTTTTTAACGGCGGCATAAACCAGAATCTTAATTCAGGAACAATAGCGATTGCAGGCAGGAATGGACTTGGAATTGTTGCCTATGGAGGTATCATGGATTTCTATCCTGTAAAATCGATTGAATTTACAATCACGCCTGCATTGTTATATCCCGAGATGACAGCGGACTTCTATGGATTTGAAACCGATTTTACATTCACATATACGATTAATAAACATGTTTCATTTCCTTTTGAATTCGATTATTTCAAAGCTGGCGATTATTTTAAATACTATTCATCAGTGTCCCTTGCCCAGGTACTGTTCGGCGCTGATATTACATGGTAATATGAATCTCAACGCACGTTTTAAGATAAGATATGATTAGTTCCGGAACTTTATTTATTATGACATGTTTAACAATATGAATGATGAGATGGATAAAAATACAGTACTTATGCTCAAGCTCAAAAATGGCGATCGGGTGGCATTTGATGAACTGTATAGAAGATTTAACAAAAAGATATATAATTATGTATTTAGAATGGCTGGGAATAAAGAAACAGCAGAAGATATAACACAGGAGGTATTCGTAAAGATGTATGTATCCGCAAAGTATTATGAACCAACGGGAAAATTTACAACATGGCTTTTCACAATTGCCACAAATACAATCATAAACGAACATCGTAAAGATAAACGGACCACATCTCTCGAAGCAGAGCCTTCCGTGGATGCAGAGCAATTCACTGAGAACAGGATCATAATTAATGAGATGGAGCAGGATTTACTAAACAGTATAAACAATCTGCCCGAGAATCAAAAAACCGTAATCGTTCTCAGGAGCTATGAAGGCATGGATTATGAAGAAATAGCAAAGGTGATCAATAATACGACAAAAGCCGTAAAATCCCTTTTAAACAGGGCGAGAAAGAGGTTAAGCAATGAGTATAAAAAATCTGATATGTAAAATCAGGCTAAAATTTTCAAGGTCCCGTATCTCCGAATATGTCGATAACGAGCTTGATGATAGAGGCATTGACAGGGTAAAAGCCCTGATCGGCAATTGTCCTGCAGCAAACGCATACTACAATAAATTGAAGCACATAGACAATGCAATAAAAGCCATCCCCGAATATGAACCTTCCGATTCACTTAAAAACAGGATCGATCGGGCTATAATAAACCGGGATGCGGGATATGACAGTAGAAAGAAGGGTCTTAAATGGGTGTATGCCCTCTCATCGGTTATGGCTATTTTGCTTGTGGTAATGACCTTAACACATATTCATAATTACCGGGCAAGAATACACGGAACCGGCATGTTTGCAAATATGAATATGTATAAAAACATGGACATGTATGAACACATGGACATGTATGAACACATGGATGAAATAAGAGCTATAAGTAAAACAAATCAATCTGGGGGTTGAGATGACAGGTATTATTATTGCGATATTTTTATCAGGTATTGGTGCAGGGCCAAATAGCAGCTCACATCCGCGTATGCCGTATACATCAACTTTTACAGGAACGGCATCCCATTACATTACCCAAACAGCAAAGCAAAATAAAAGCATCAAAAAAGAAGATAAAGACATCATTAAACACTTGGAGATCTTAAAAGATATGGCTATGTATGAGGACCTTGCTCTTTACAGGTATATGAAGGTCTTTGAGCAGGAGGAAAAATAATGAAATATTTTAAATTAGTTGTGTTTTTTTTATGGCTTATGTTTATGTCAGCCATTGTGTACGCACAAACAGCCGTGAATGTATCCAATGGCCAAAAACAATGGGAATCAATGTCTAAAGCACAAAAACAGGAACTGAGTAAGGCATTTAAAAAATGGCAGTCCCTGCCCGAGGATAGACGCGGGAAGATCATCCAAAATTATATGTTGTTCAAGTCCTTATCAAAGGATGAGCAAAAAAGGATCATAAAGGAATACAAACATTTTCAAAACCTCCCGGAGGATAAGAAAAGACTCGTAATGGATAATTATCAAAGGTGGAAATCCATGCCATCCGCAAAAAGACAGATCATTTTAAGAAATTATAAAATCTACCAATCCTTATCACCGAGAGAAAAAGAAGCTCTTAGGAGGCAATATTTAAAGTGGAAAGGCATTACACCGGCACAAAGGGAAAGAATAAAAGAACTGATCAGAAACCGCAAACTCAAAAAAGAGTAATACCAAAAGATGCGTTTAAAAAAATAAGGGGACAATGCTGTTGCATTTTTTTAGTCAAGCCATTTGCCTTTTGCAGATTTTAGTGTATGATTAAATAAACGGAGGTGTACATGAAAAAGACTTTTTTCACAATAATGTTACTTTTTCTTATTTTTATACCGATCATTTCACACGCAGATGTTTATGGTCCGCCTCGATGGCATCCCGATGCTGTCAACCTCGTTATATATCAAAGGTTGTTTAATTACATTTCACAAAGTTTTACCGGACTGACAGCAAATATTCCCATCCCATGCAGTCATATCTGTTCGGGTGGAAGCTGTGGAGACTGTGGCCAATGTACAAGCTATATCGATCCCATGAATCTACATCTTACTATACCTGCCCAGTACAATGGCCAGCCAAACCTTAACTTCTCATGGCAGGGATCCACGCAGAGCTTATTGGTAACAGTAAATGAGATCCATGGATACATTCCACAGGGTACTGCTGACGCAGAGACAACTCTTAATTTATGTGTTTGGCCGCTTCCTTCATGTCCTCTCTGTGCGGGATTTTGCAGCACAACTTTAGATGATATAAATGTGGATGCAAATAACGTCGCACTAAACATCCAGCCCCAGATTACGGGAGATTATCTTAAATTTAAGACGGTTGGAAACCCAAGTATTACTTTTAACAATGTTACGGTCGGGAATATAAGCAGTAACAGCGGCAGCATACTGTGTCAGGCAGGAGGTGCGGTAGCCAATCTTTTCTATCAATTGCTTCAGCCTATTATACAAAGTCTGGTTGATACTGTCATTACACAGTTTGTAAACACTCAGCTTTTACCAAGCATCTCCGGTATGATAAATAACGTAAACGTTAACCTTTATATGCACGGCAGTTTCACCCCGATCGCATATCAGGTAAGGCCTTCTTTTTTCTATCAGGCACTAAATATCACGGCTAATGCCGCACAAATAAATCTTGATGCAGGCATTGGGTCTGCTATTGGTTCAGTCGATTGTCCTCCAACCCCCCTTGCACAAAAGCCGCCGGACAATGTAATACCTCCGACAATAGATACGGGAAGAACGGATTCTATGCTGGCATTTGGTGTTTCACAGGATGTTATAAATGATGCACTTTATGCTGTTTATCAAAGCGGCATGATATGCATAACCGCGCCGCCATTGCCTGTTGGTTTGCTCAAAACTATTATACCTCAACTACCGAGCAGCGGTTCCCTTATTCTCAAGATCATACCTACACAGGCTCCCACCATTACACTCGGGAGCCCCCAGAATCTATGGGATACGGTTAACCTGAACGGGCTTATTATTGAAGGTCTGCTAGGAGTTGATGAGGCTCAGACGTATCCGGGCGCAAACGAGCCCTACAATACTCAGTATACCGATGCATTCATCATGAGCACAGATCTATCCATAAGAGCAGAGGTTTATATTGACCATAATAAATTAGATCAAAACGGAAATCCAATGCTCGTGGTTGCAATAGATAGCAGCCCGCAGGGCATGAAGATCAATAATACCGTGCTCTCTTCCGAGCTTACAAACCCTTCAAACATCAATAATGTGATAAAGCTCGCCATGAGCCTCGCGTCCGGTTTTATTGGAACAGCATTACCTGCAATGAGTTCTGCATTTACATTCAGCGGAGTTACAATACTGGTAAAGGACATCATTCCATCAGGAGGATATATAAACGTTTATATAGATCTGTCGGGCTTTATGAATTTGCTTTCATCTACGTCACTTGCCCCGCCTCAAATGGCAACGCTTACTTATAATAATCCATCAACGACCAATCTCAAAACACTCTCACTGGCGAATAATGCTCAGCCTTTGATAAACACAAACTCTGATATAGCTTTTAATCTTGCCGATACACTTCCACCGCATACACAGTTATCATGGAGGCTGTCCGATCAATCCATTTTTGGAGATGTGTGGCAGGGCTGGTCATTATGGACCACAGATACAACGATAACTCTTGATAATCTAATGGATGGAGAGCATACACTTGAGGTAAGGCTGATGGATAGCCGGACAGGCATAACATCAACCAGTACTTATACATCATTTAAGGTAGATACGGTTAAACCCGAATTGAAGCTTATCAGTGCTAATTATCCAACCTTTGTATTTAACATGAGCGATCCTGTTACAATGCCAAGACTTATGTATGCTGTAGACAACCCTGCTTCTTTTACCAAGCTTGGATATAATGAAAATACTGTTAACTTAACAAACAGTACC is drawn from Deltaproteobacteria bacterium and contains these coding sequences:
- a CDS encoding cofactor-independent phosphoglycerate mutase gives rise to the protein MKYVILQGDGMADYPIEKLDRGTPLSVARKKNINELAKKSIVGMTRTIPHGMHPGSDVGNMSIFGYDPEKYYTGRAPIEAAGQGIELKGNDVACRCNLVTLGMHGAKTTMDDYSAGHITTEEATELINSLAGSLKRDGIKFYPGVSYRHIIVWSYGNDKIKTMPPHDITDQDINLNLPEGERSDELISLMKDSWDILSSHQVNKSRIKQNKKPANSIWLWGLGKAMAIPSFEELYGIKGACISAVDLVKGIGKLAGLDIIDVPGITGYVDTNYKGKADYGIEALNSHDLIYIHVEAPDEAGHEGNLPLKIKAIEDFDEKVVGGVLKGIKRFGTFRMLIMPDHRTPIIKKTHTEEPVPFLFYDSTNEVKNEYAYDEFDAEKGGVYIENGFEIMQKLLNGWDG
- a CDS encoding sigma-70 family RNA polymerase sigma factor translates to MDKNTVLMLKLKNGDRVAFDELYRRFNKKIYNYVFRMAGNKETAEDITQEVFVKMYVSAKYYEPTGKFTTWLFTIATNTIINEHRKDKRTTSLEAEPSVDAEQFTENRIIINEMEQDLLNSINNLPENQKTVIVLRSYEGMDYEEIAKVINNTTKAVKSLLNRARKRLSNEYKKSDM
- a CDS encoding DUF3106 domain-containing protein, with the protein product MKYFKLVVFFLWLMFMSAIVYAQTAVNVSNGQKQWESMSKAQKQELSKAFKKWQSLPEDRRGKIIQNYMLFKSLSKDEQKRIIKEYKHFQNLPEDKKRLVMDNYQRWKSMPSAKRQIILRNYKIYQSLSPREKEALRRQYLKWKGITPAQRERIKELIRNRKLKKE